The Anguilla anguilla isolate fAngAng1 chromosome 2, fAngAng1.pri, whole genome shotgun sequence genome contains the following window.
TTGCGCTCGGTGTCGCCGGGGAACGCGGGGTCgcgaggtcagaggtcacacgaTGGGCGGGTCAGGGCTTTCGGGAGGCGGAGGGGACGAGCTCCCCAGTCGTCCCTCCTCGTCCTGGGGTCCCGGGGTGGCCGACTCCGAGGGCGGGGCTTCGTCGCCGGGGGCGGGTCCGGGGCCCTCTTCCCCCGTCTCGCCGAGCAGGCAGATGGTGGACAGCGCCTCCTCCAGGACCTGGCGGTACTGGCCCCTGTGACTAATGCGGAACTGCCGCAGCGCCTCCCGCAGGTGTGTGCTGTTGCTGCCCTCCTCCGCTTCCTCCGACTCCTGGCGCGAGACCccagagtcagagagagcagccgacacacacacactgcgcacacagcTACAGCACCATGGGAGAGTGCTGCTCACACATCTCCCCCCTTTCCACTGTAGAGCAGGAACCAGGCCCACTCATTAAACCCCTTAGACTGTAGAGCAGGAACCAGGCCCACTCATTAAACCCCTTAGACTGTAGAGCAGGAACCAGACCCACTCATTAAACCCCTTagactgtagagctggaaccaggcccACTCATTAAACCCCTTAGACTGTAGAGCAGGAACCAGGCCCACTCATTAAACCCCTTAGACTGTAGAGCAGGAACCAGGCCCACTCATTAAACCCCTTAGAccgtagagctggaaccagactcACTAATTAAACCCCTTAGACTGTAGAGCAGGAACCAGGCCCACTCATTAAACCCCTTAGCCTGTAGATCTGGAACCAGGCTCACTAATTAAACCCCTTAGCCTGTAGAGCAGGAACCAGGCTCACTAATTAAACCCCTTAGACTGTAGAGCAGGAACCAGGCCCACTCATTAAACCCCTTAGACTGTAGAGCAGGAACCAGACTCACTCATTAAACCCCTTAGCCTGTAGAGCAGGAACCAGGCTCACTAATTAAACCCCTTAGACTGTAGAGCAGGAACCAGACTCACTCATTAAACCCTTTagactgtagagctggaaccaggcccACTCATTAAACCCCTTAGCCTAGCTCATCACACCAGTTCTGTACTGTAGAGCAGGAACCAGGCTCACTAATTAAACCCCTTAGCCTAGCTTATCAGACCAGTTCTGTACTGTAGAGCAGGAACCAGGCTCACTAATTAAACCCCTTAGCCTAGCTCATCACACCAGTTCTGTACTGTAGAGCAGGAACCAGACCCACTCACTAAACCCCTTAGCCTAGCTCATCACACCAGTTCTGTACTGTACAGCTGGAACCAGACCCACTCACTAAACCCCTTAGCCTAGCTCATCAGACCAGTTCTGTACTGTAGAGCAGGAACCAGGCTCACTAATTAAACCCCTTAGCCTAGCTCATCACACCAGTTCTGTACTGTACAGCTGGAACCAGACCCACTCACTAAACCCCTTAGCCTAGCTCATCACACCAGTTCTCCAATGTAGAACGGCCATCATAACTACTAGCTTTATTGTAGCTTTTCCCACCGTAGAGCTGGAACAAGGCTGTCCCATTACACGCCATTAGAGAGCTACAACGAGGCGAGCGTGAACTCCACTCCAATTTCAGCTGAAGCTGACCCGGGCTCATTGGTCGACCCTGCTACCCCGACCGACAGGTTTGTCAGCGCATTAATTCTGACCAATAGGAGAGGGAACGGACAGCTCTCGCCGCACAGGCCGctacggaggaggaggaggaggagcgcccGCGTGACCCCCCACCCTCGGCCCGTGGCTTTCGGGCACGGGTTCGCCCGAAGGGCGCGCCTGGCGGCGAGGTGTGCATGCGGACAGATTAGAGTAATCAGGAAAGGCTCACCCCGTCCTCCTCTCTGTGAGGGTTGATTCTGCTGTACGCCGCCTCGACCACACTGCGCCTGGGGGAcggaacacaggcacacacgcacacaacgaGAGGCTGAGATCCCAATGCACGCACATCACATGGAGGTCTTCATTATAAATCGTTGTTATATTAGCTATATTATATTACAGCATGTTATGTATTATAAAAGTGTGTACCGCACAGGAGGTGCAAGCCTGAGATCTCAGGCATTCACAATAAGAAAGAacacaaatgagaaatgaaaatgaaaatgaaaatgaatcggTGTTACAGAGAACAGAATGCACAGGAATCTGTGTAAATACACGTGAATGGGAACCTAcgcacacacgtgaacacacacgcacaacagtGAAAGGAGCTGAGCATGGCATTGCACTTCCATGCTAGAATGAGCGCTTGCTTGTACATTTGATTATGTGTGCaatctgtgcatgcatgtttgtttgttttgtgtgtgtgtgtgtgtgcgtgtgttcggcGAAGTAAAGGAGTTTCCTTACTTGCTGGCAAGGCCGCCCCCTGGTGGCAGGTTGGGGATAGTCTCTGAGGCTAGGGTGCGCATGACGTGTCCAAGGTCAGGAAGACCGTCCTCGCCAGACGTCTCCATGATTTCTGCAAGACAcggcagggggagaggaggggatgggGAACACCCTCAAACAAAACCGCACCGGAGGCAGATACATGCACAGAATTTAAACGCGGAGCATTTTCTGTGCCGGTATGGGCGAGGCCATGACTCTCGCGAAACACCCACGTCACATGGTGCAGCACATCACCACGACACGTCTACATGGCCACAATCCTGCTGGCTGCATTCTTTCACAAGAAACGTTTCTACGCGAGCACACGGGACGTAGTTCCACAGATGAAAACGGTTACTATCGCACGTTAAGACCTCAACACGAGACCATCAAATTAACGGCTTTGGTCCGCGGTGAGAGAAGCGACTGCGGTGCAGAAAGGAAGTGATTATTAAGGTAACGCGGTACCTGCATCACAACCCGCTGCTCAGGATGAATCACCATTTCACGCAAGCAAGACGCAGGCAGAAACTCCCTTCACACAGCTTGGTGCTCATGGAGTAACTGAGCTGAAGTAATTTCCACAAGCTGAGCGTTTGGGGAAGAACCGAACGAAAGTTGCACACGGTTGGGTTATTTGAGGTAATGGATGCACAGCTGGCCGTTTATAGGGTAACTGAGGTAAAGTTGAGCATAGAGCTAGAACCATTTTGGCTCATGataccccttttccactgcagagctagaaccattttggctcattttcccactgcagagctagaaccattttggctcattttcccactgcagagctagaaccattttggctcattatacccctttcccactgcagagctagaaccattttggctcattttcccactgcagagctagaaccattttggctcattttcccactgcagagctagaaccattttggctcattatacccgtttcccactgcagagctagaaccattttggctcattttcccactgcagagctagaaccattttggctcattttcccactgcagagctagaaccattttggctcattatacccctttcccactgcagagctagaaccattttggctcattttcccactgcagagctagAACCATTCTGGCGCATTATAGAGCCGGAACCAGACAGGCaatgaggaggggagaggaggttCCTTGGGGAATCAGGCACGTGAATAATTTGGGTGCCAAGCAAGTCATCACCATCTTTCAGCGCCCGTGACTCCCAAAATCCAGCCAAGGCTGCATTCCAGTGGCTTTCCAACGCCGCCGAAACAATTCCCTCCGCGGGAGAGCGAGGAGCTTCCACAGCCAGAACGTTTCAGAAAGGTCAGGGGGAAGAATGCAACCCACACAGCcaagggagagaagggagaacaCAACAaaccccgcccgcccgcacacccccccacacacacacacacacacgcgcgcgcaggcacgtacacacgcatggatgtgaacacacacacgtgagcgGGTGAGCGTGCTTACCTTCCACGCGAGACTCCAGGTACTTGTCTAGCTCAGCTTCCTTCTTCTTCGCCTCCTCAGACACCTTGGGGGCGTTGGGTAAACACACTAGCACCACACTCATGTTGTCACGGCTCccctgtaaaacacacacacacacacacacagttttgcTGTGGTTTTTAAATGGCAACTGACTCATTCCCTCActcccacaccatcacacacatgcgcacacgcacacacacagatgaaagtGGTATTTgggagggtggtggggaggaAATGACTCATCCCAAATCATGTCCTACCAGTGAAAACTCAACACAGAGCCTGACTACAAACATCCACTGCCAAACGCGCTAGAAGCGACAGAGGACATATCAGTGGAGAAGCCCGACAACCCCCCTGTCTACAGTCTACACACCGTACGGAAATGTTAGCCATGTGACCTACAACTGGCAGTAGCTATATGCTGTTAAGCCCGGAAAGGCTTTTAGGCAACAAAGATTTGTAAGACCAATCATATGAGCAGGCCCATCTTTCAGTAAGAGTGAAGACTAGGATACATGTcctttaaagcattttttgcTAGCCAACAACTGTATTCACTCCACAGTTTGCTGGGCTGGgccatacactatatgaccaaaggtatctggacaccccttggtctggggctgtttttcacagTTTGGTCTAGGCCCCTTACTTCCAGTGACAGAAAATCTTAccgctacagcatacaatcacattctaaaaaattctgtgcttcctcaacagtttggggaagggatagggggcggagctgggaggggcagggatagggggcggagcagggacagggggcggggcggggccgagcagggacgggggcggggcagggcggagcCGAGcagggacagggggcggggctgggcggggctgagcagggacagggggcggggctgggcggggccgagcagggacagggggcggggctgggcgggccTCACCTTGTGCAGGCACGTGTCCACCACAGAGTTGCAGACCCTCTCCAGGTCGTCGCACACCTCCAGGCGGGAGCGGACGAAGTCGCAGAGCTCCTCGTTGCTCATGACGTCCCAGATGCCGTCGCAGGCCAGCACCAGGAACTCGTCCTCCGGGGCGCGGGCGATCTCGAACACCTCGGGCTCGGGGGACACCAGCTGCTCCGTGGGGCCCTTGCCGTCCACGCACTTGTAGTCGTAGTCGCCGAGGGCGCGGGAGACGGCCAGCGAGCCGTT
Protein-coding sequences here:
- the LOC118220603 gene encoding protein phosphatase 1B-like isoform X1, which codes for MGAFLDKPKTEKHTAHGGGNGLRFGLSSMQGWRVEMEDAHTAAVGLPGGLDDWSFFAVYDGHAGSRVANYCSQHLLEHITGSEGFRGDHGEPAVEAVKSGIRAGFLKIDDHMRGFSDLRNGLDRSGSTAVAALLSPGHLYFINCGDSRAVLSRHGQVRLCTQDHKPCDPREKERIQNAGGSVMIQRVNGSLAVSRALGDYDYKCVDGKGPTEQLVSPEPEVFEIARAPEDEFLVLACDGIWDVMSNEELCDFVRSRLEVCDDLERVCNSVVDTCLHKGSRDNMSVVLVCLPNAPKVSEEAKKKEAELDKYLESRVEEIMETSGEDGLPDLGHVMRTLASETIPNLPPGGGLASKRSVVEAAYSRINPHREEDGESEEAEEGSNSTHLREALRQFRISHRGQYRQVLEEALSTICLLGETGEEGPGPAPGDEAPPSESATPGPQDEEGRLGSSSPPPPESPDPPIV